In one Trichlorobacter lovleyi SZ genomic region, the following are encoded:
- a CDS encoding rod shape-determining protein, giving the protein MKTRFPLLNWRQQVALDVGTSTIRAASGLRPLIEHCSCLGSKAGVRGGVVVDPATVAEILRPILDSTRLFGIVKPCVLACAPSDATQEERQRLHDAIMQAGASSVMIIPEPLAAAVGAGIDVSSPYAQMVVDIGEGVTDCALIKMSRIQTTAAVRVGCGQMRTGLPPVPFRQSGRLPDRHSLQPVLESITGLIDDFLQDLSPETGCEVIENGILLTGGGALIPGLSRYLEQHSGIHVVTAPKPRDSVVEGARAILPVVVMLNLLT; this is encoded by the coding sequence ATGAAAACCCGTTTTCCTCTCCTTAACTGGCGTCAGCAGGTGGCTTTGGATGTCGGCACCTCAACCATCCGGGCAGCATCCGGTCTTAGACCGCTGATAGAGCACTGCTCCTGTCTGGGGAGTAAGGCCGGGGTGCGTGGCGGTGTTGTGGTAGACCCTGCAACCGTGGCCGAGATACTCAGACCGATCCTGGACAGCACCAGATTGTTCGGTATTGTCAAACCGTGTGTCTTGGCCTGCGCCCCCAGCGACGCCACACAGGAAGAGCGGCAACGGCTCCACGATGCGATCATGCAAGCCGGCGCATCGTCGGTCATGATCATACCGGAGCCCCTGGCTGCCGCGGTAGGGGCCGGCATCGACGTCTCTTCTCCCTATGCCCAGATGGTGGTGGATATCGGTGAAGGGGTAACCGACTGCGCCTTGATCAAGATGAGCCGGATTCAGACAACCGCTGCCGTCAGAGTGGGCTGCGGCCAGATGCGTACCGGCCTGCCTCCCGTACCGTTTCGGCAATCAGGCCGCCTCCCTGACAGGCATTCGCTCCAGCCGGTGCTGGAAAGCATTACCGGGCTGATTGACGATTTTTTGCAGGATCTTTCGCCTGAAACAGGCTGTGAAGTGATTGAAAACGGCATCCTGCTCACCGGAGGAGGGGCACTGATCCCAGGACTAAGCCGCTACCTTGAACAACATTCCGGCATACACGTTGTCACGGCGCCAAAACCGCGAGACAGCGTGGTGGAAGGAGCCCGCGCCATCTTGCCGGTAGTGGTGATGCTTAACCTGCTGACCTGA
- the rnk gene encoding nucleoside diphosphate kinase regulator yields MKKSIVPRQIFITDFDLQRLEQLIDSSVTRSLRDSRYIEELEQELLKAEIVDATGVPPDVVTMNSRVSLQDLDSGEQLQYTLVFPGDADLNLGKISILAPIGTALFGYRTGDRISWSVPGGVRKLKIKKVLYQPEAAGDFHL; encoded by the coding sequence ATGAAAAAGAGTATCGTACCACGCCAGATTTTTATCACCGATTTTGACCTGCAGCGCCTGGAGCAACTGATTGACAGCAGCGTCACCCGCTCATTACGGGACAGTCGTTACATCGAGGAACTTGAACAGGAGCTGCTGAAGGCAGAGATTGTTGATGCCACAGGGGTTCCACCGGATGTGGTCACCATGAATTCAAGGGTAAGCCTGCAGGATCTCGACTCGGGCGAACAACTGCAGTACACCCTGGTCTTTCCCGGAGACGCTGATCTGAACCTTGGCAAGATATCCATCCTGGCGCCGATCGGCACCGCACTGTTCGGTTACCGCACCGGCGACCGGATCAGTTGGAGCGTGCCGGGGGGTGTCAGGAAGCTGAAGATCAAGAAAGTCCTGTATCAACCGGAAGCTGCCGGTGATTTTCATCTCTAA
- a CDS encoding RNA-splicing ligase RtcB: MPEIAIYAELLDQNARDQIRLIQEHPAFEGRVAIMPDAHAGAGCVIGFTGRFGCGVIPNIVGVDIGCGVAAVPLARPGRIDFGALDRFIRQQIPLGMTSRRNDRYLAECGLSKALASQATTLCRRIETDFYRAEKISKFILPLLQLGTLGGGNHFIEIGREQSSGRLYLIVHSGSRNLGKRVAEQFQARARRFTEQHHIQVPRGLEYLPQQEGGADYIHCMQAAQAYARLNRRMMLAIMLGFFGQELDETQVVESVHNYISEQDGLVRKGAISAHAGEAVIIPLNMADGTILGTGKGNPAYNRSAPHGAGRLHGRKEMFRRLQEGQFSMRQYADSMQHVFSTSISRDTFDESKFAYKPFAAIEKHLQETVEIKQILQPVYNLKAAGD, from the coding sequence ATGCCGGAAATCGCCATTTACGCCGAGCTGCTGGACCAGAACGCCCGGGATCAGATCCGGTTGATCCAGGAGCATCCCGCCTTTGAAGGCAGGGTTGCCATCATGCCGGATGCCCATGCCGGGGCCGGTTGTGTGATCGGCTTTACCGGCAGGTTCGGCTGCGGGGTGATCCCCAACATTGTGGGGGTGGATATCGGTTGCGGCGTGGCAGCGGTTCCGCTGGCCAGACCGGGGCGGATCGATTTTGGTGCACTGGACCGCTTCATCCGTCAGCAGATCCCGCTGGGGATGACCTCCCGCAGAAACGACCGCTATCTGGCCGAGTGCGGTCTGTCCAAGGCGCTGGCCAGCCAGGCCACGACACTCTGCAGGCGGATTGAGACGGATTTCTACCGGGCTGAAAAGATCAGCAAATTCATCCTGCCGCTGCTGCAGCTGGGCACCCTGGGGGGCGGCAACCATTTCATCGAGATTGGCCGGGAGCAGTCCAGCGGAAGGCTGTACCTGATTGTCCATTCCGGCTCCCGCAACCTGGGCAAGCGGGTGGCGGAGCAGTTTCAGGCCAGGGCGCGGCGCTTCACGGAACAACACCATATTCAGGTGCCGCGTGGTCTGGAGTATCTGCCGCAACAGGAAGGGGGCGCCGACTACATTCACTGCATGCAGGCTGCCCAGGCCTATGCCCGGTTGAACCGGCGGATGATGCTGGCGATCATGCTGGGGTTCTTTGGGCAGGAACTGGATGAGACGCAGGTGGTGGAGTCGGTGCACAACTACATCTCGGAGCAGGATGGACTGGTGCGCAAGGGGGCCATCTCGGCCCATGCCGGTGAGGCGGTGATCATTCCGCTCAACATGGCAGACGGCACCATCCTGGGGACCGGCAAGGGGAACCCGGCGTACAACCGCTCGGCACCCCACGGCGCCGGACGCCTGCATGGCCGCAAGGAGATGTTCCGCAGGCTGCAGGAGGGGCAGTTCAGCATGCGCCAGTATGCCGACTCCATGCAGCATGTCTTTTCCACCTCCATCAGCCGTGACACCTTTGATGAAAGCAAGTTTGCCTACAAGCCGTTCGCTGCCATCGAGAAGCATCTGCAGGAAACGGTAGAGATCAAGCAGATCCTGCAGCCGGTCTACAACCTGAAGGCAGCCGGCGACTGA
- a CDS encoding MFS transporter, protein MSNSLENSTEPSCPQPSENQLTAALVVFLAAGGGLAVATLYYSQPMLGILGVAIGASDHAVGLIPTLTQLGYAMGILLLAPLGDRYDRRRIILVKAAVLALALVAAAVAPSILCLLAASLVIVLSATMAQDIVPSAAHLASDSQRGRVVGTVMTGLLLGIVLSRVVSGYVAEHFGWRTVFWGASASIVLTGVVAWRRLPRFKPTMQVPYAELMRSLVQLWKRHGELRRATLAQGLLAVGFSAFWSTLAIMLHAAPFHLGSQAAGAFGLAGAAGALAAPVAGRVADRQGPEQVTKLCAALVALSFAAMFFLPFLSPHAQLWLLGASAIGFDLGVQGTLIAHQTIIYSIDPGARSRLNAIMFVGLFIGMAAGSALGSLMQAAWGWMAVTALATIAALGALATRLWPAGRVANRSALATEEA, encoded by the coding sequence ATGAGCAACTCTCTTGAAAACAGCACCGAGCCAAGCTGCCCGCAACCTTCCGAAAACCAGCTGACAGCTGCACTGGTAGTATTTTTAGCCGCTGGAGGCGGCCTGGCAGTGGCCACCCTGTATTACAGCCAACCGATGCTGGGGATACTGGGGGTTGCTATCGGCGCCTCTGATCATGCAGTGGGTTTGATACCAACCTTAACGCAACTGGGGTATGCCATGGGGATTCTGCTGCTCGCCCCGCTTGGAGACCGCTACGACCGGCGGCGGATTATCCTTGTCAAGGCAGCAGTACTGGCACTTGCACTAGTGGCTGCAGCAGTAGCACCTTCGATCCTATGCCTGTTGGCAGCCAGCCTGGTGATCGTCCTTTCCGCCACCATGGCACAGGACATCGTACCTTCAGCAGCTCACCTGGCCTCTGACTCCCAACGGGGCAGGGTTGTCGGCACCGTGATGACCGGGTTGTTGCTTGGCATTGTACTGTCCCGCGTGGTCAGTGGTTACGTGGCAGAGCACTTTGGCTGGCGCACGGTCTTCTGGGGTGCTAGCGCCAGCATTGTGCTGACTGGCGTGGTGGCATGGCGTCGCCTGCCGCGCTTCAAGCCGACCATGCAGGTACCATACGCTGAGTTGATGCGATCGCTGGTTCAGTTGTGGAAACGCCATGGCGAGCTGCGTCGAGCAACCTTGGCGCAAGGCCTGCTGGCAGTCGGATTCAGCGCCTTCTGGTCAACGCTGGCCATAATGCTGCATGCTGCGCCATTCCATCTCGGCAGTCAGGCTGCTGGCGCCTTTGGCCTGGCTGGAGCGGCTGGCGCCTTGGCAGCCCCCGTTGCCGGGCGTGTTGCCGATCGGCAAGGGCCTGAACAGGTGACCAAACTGTGTGCAGCACTTGTTGCCCTGTCATTTGCTGCCATGTTTTTTCTGCCGTTTTTGTCTCCCCACGCTCAACTATGGCTGCTTGGGGCCAGTGCGATCGGTTTTGATCTGGGCGTGCAGGGCACCCTGATTGCCCATCAGACCATTATTTACAGCATTGATCCCGGTGCACGGAGCCGCCTCAATGCGATCATGTTCGTCGGTCTGTTTATAGGCATGGCCGCTGGTTCGGCGCTGGGCAGCCTGATGCAGGCTGCATGGGGATGGATGGCGGTAACGGCACTGGCAACAATTGCGGCGCTGGGAGCATTGGCAACGCGCTTGTGGCCTGCCGGCAGGGTTGCCAACAGGTCCGCCCTTGCCACTGAAGAAGCATAA
- the thpR gene encoding RNA 2',3'-cyclic phosphodiesterase, whose protein sequence is MRLFVAIELPEAVQQQLSLLHAELTGVRWVRPEQLHLTLAFLGEVAEVQLGQLTEALGQIRCQPFTLQFGRLGCFPDQRHPRVFWIGLEPNPALQQLAQQVRAAVRACGITLEERLFSPHITLARLKEADPRQVAALLTQQPVLPEVAVDAFLLVQSSLSARGAQHRVLRRFATPPHPTWPTAG, encoded by the coding sequence ATGCGACTGTTTGTGGCCATAGAGCTGCCTGAGGCCGTGCAACAGCAGTTGTCGCTCCTGCACGCAGAACTGACCGGGGTCCGCTGGGTGCGGCCGGAGCAGTTGCATCTGACGCTGGCCTTTCTGGGAGAGGTGGCCGAGGTACAGCTTGGTCAGCTCACCGAGGCATTGGGGCAGATTCGTTGTCAGCCGTTTACCCTGCAGTTTGGCCGCTTGGGCTGTTTTCCCGACCAGCGGCATCCACGGGTCTTCTGGATCGGGCTGGAGCCCAATCCGGCCTTGCAACAGCTGGCCCAACAGGTACGGGCGGCGGTCAGGGCCTGCGGTATTACGCTGGAAGAACGTCTCTTCAGCCCCCATATTACCCTGGCCCGCCTCAAGGAGGCCGATCCCCGGCAAGTAGCAGCGCTGTTGACGCAGCAGCCCGTTTTGCCGGAGGTGGCGGTCGATGCATTTCTGCTGGTTCAGAGCAGCCTGTCAGCCCGGGGGGCGCAGCACCGGGTGCTGCGCAGGTTTGCTACTCCCCCGCACCCCACATGGCCCACTGCAGGTTGA
- a CDS encoding TolC family protein, with translation MLRIAIVLITLLVAGQALAAPQLLTLEDCLKIAGDKNLDIQKAREYANYVQGRYVEERAAALPQLGLQAGFGYSKDDSTKALYGASQMQANRTVDLSLSQPLYTWGKIGAALRAAEVGLKTADQQLRLFRQAAFRDVSIAFYDVLLAKELHRLAQENLAQKERHHTEAKRKFEAGVATDYDLLAAEVELQNARPELIRTENSIRTSRERLRFLLGADQPELDVAGRIEAKPEQIPGFDESLKIALDKRPELADQKLRIGINQELVTIANADDKPRLDLKGTAGWHQLEVSDPGPRRQSDGPAWNAGIYLTFPFFDGLRSRGRTQQARSDLRTSQLQEQKLRDSIALELRTARYNLAESAETITALSGTVKQAERLLQMAEKGFEYGVKTRLEVDDAQTNLLRAQSNLARANRDYLAASVNLLWAMGMAGEQEL, from the coding sequence GTGCTAAGAATTGCGATTGTACTGATAACGCTGCTGGTTGCAGGTCAGGCCCTGGCAGCGCCCCAGTTGCTGACCCTGGAAGACTGCCTGAAGATCGCTGGCGACAAGAATCTGGATATTCAGAAGGCCAGGGAATACGCCAACTATGTCCAGGGCCGTTATGTTGAAGAACGGGCAGCTGCCCTGCCGCAACTGGGGCTGCAGGCCGGTTTCGGCTACAGCAAGGATGACAGCACCAAGGCACTCTACGGTGCCAGCCAGATGCAGGCCAACCGCACCGTGGACCTCTCCCTGTCCCAGCCACTCTATACCTGGGGCAAGATCGGTGCGGCGCTCAGGGCGGCCGAGGTGGGACTCAAGACCGCTGACCAGCAGTTGCGGCTGTTCCGTCAGGCCGCCTTCCGGGATGTCTCCATCGCTTTTTATGACGTGCTGCTGGCCAAGGAGCTGCACCGCCTGGCCCAGGAAAATCTGGCCCAGAAGGAACGCCACCATACCGAGGCCAAACGCAAATTTGAGGCCGGGGTGGCCACCGACTATGACCTGCTGGCAGCCGAGGTGGAGCTGCAGAACGCCCGGCCGGAACTGATCCGCACAGAGAACAGCATCCGCACCAGCCGGGAACGGCTGCGTTTCCTGCTGGGGGCAGACCAACCGGAACTGGATGTGGCGGGCAGGATTGAGGCAAAACCGGAGCAGATACCGGGGTTTGACGAGTCACTCAAGATCGCCCTGGATAAGCGCCCTGAACTGGCTGATCAAAAACTGCGGATCGGCATCAACCAGGAACTGGTCACCATTGCCAATGCCGATGACAAGCCGCGGCTGGATCTGAAAGGCACAGCCGGCTGGCACCAGCTTGAGGTCTCTGATCCGGGCCCCCGCAGACAATCGGATGGCCCGGCCTGGAATGCCGGTATCTACCTCACCTTCCCGTTCTTTGACGGCCTGCGCAGCCGGGGACGCACCCAGCAGGCCCGCAGTGACCTGCGTACCAGCCAGCTGCAGGAGCAGAAGCTGCGGGACAGCATTGCCCTGGAGCTGCGCACCGCCCGCTACAACCTGGCCGAATCCGCTGAAACCATCACCGCCCTGTCCGGCACGGTCAAACAGGCGGAACGGCTGCTGCAGATGGCTGAGAAAGGGTTCGAGTACGGGGTCAAGACCCGGCTTGAGGTGGATGATGCCCAGACCAACCTGCTACGGGCCCAGAGCAACCTGGCCCGGGCCAACCGGGATTATCTGGCAGCCTCAGTCAACCTGCTCTGGGCCATGGGGATGGCGGGTGAGCAGGAGCTGTGA
- a CDS encoding IS5-like element ISGlo5 family transposase, producing MRGTDVQNEALFAYVTPESFVPKDHPLRAIRSMADQALSEMSPLFDSMYADSGRSSIAPEKLLKAQLLMILFSIRSNRQLVEQIRYNFLYRWFLGMGLDDEIWDHSSFTKNHERLIGSDVAAEFLSRILAQAERKRLLSREHFTVDGTLIEAWASIKSFKPKDGPPSAGGGKNKSVDFKGKQLKNDTHSSSTDPNARLYRKGNTKEAKLCYQGHTLMENRNGLIVKTSVTTATGTGEREAAKAMIRQLPRTTRRITVGADKGYDTEGFVKELRQINVTPHVAQNNTRRKSGIDGRTTAHPNYSISQRIRKRIEEGFGWMKTIGRLRKTMYRGIEKIAWQLDLHAAAYNLVRMKNLGLGVT from the coding sequence ATGCGCGGAACTGATGTCCAGAATGAAGCTCTTTTTGCCTATGTGACGCCTGAGTCATTTGTACCCAAGGATCATCCCCTGCGTGCTATTCGCAGTATGGCTGATCAGGCACTTTCCGAGATGAGCCCGCTCTTTGACAGCATGTATGCCGATTCCGGTCGTTCTTCCATTGCCCCGGAGAAGCTGCTGAAAGCACAACTGCTGATGATACTGTTCAGCATCCGCAGTAACCGGCAACTGGTAGAGCAGATCCGCTACAACTTCCTGTACCGCTGGTTCCTTGGCATGGGACTGGATGATGAAATCTGGGATCACTCCAGCTTCACTAAGAACCATGAACGGTTAATTGGCTCTGATGTGGCCGCAGAGTTTCTATCCCGTATCCTTGCTCAGGCAGAGCGCAAGCGTCTCCTGTCCCGAGAGCACTTCACCGTTGACGGCACCTTGATTGAGGCATGGGCCTCCATCAAGAGCTTCAAGCCCAAAGACGGTCCGCCATCTGCCGGTGGTGGCAAAAATAAATCAGTTGATTTCAAAGGCAAACAACTCAAAAACGACACTCATTCTTCCAGCACTGATCCAAACGCCAGACTGTACCGCAAGGGCAACACCAAAGAGGCCAAGCTCTGCTACCAGGGACACACCTTGATGGAGAATAGAAACGGTCTGATCGTCAAGACCAGCGTCACCACGGCAACCGGTACCGGAGAGCGTGAAGCCGCCAAGGCCATGATCAGACAATTGCCTCGTACTACCCGGCGTATCACCGTCGGTGCAGACAAAGGATACGACACCGAAGGCTTTGTCAAAGAGCTCAGGCAAATCAACGTCACGCCGCATGTGGCTCAGAACAACACCAGAAGGAAATCAGGCATTGATGGCAGAACCACCGCTCATCCGAATTACAGCATAAGCCAAAGGATCAGAAAACGGATCGAGGAAGGCTTTGGCTGGATGAAGACCATCGGCAGACTGAGAAAGACCATGTATCGAGGCATTGAGAAGATTGCCTGGCAGCTTGATCTCCATGCAGCGGCCTACAACCTGGTACGCATGAAAAACCTGGGGCTCGGTGTCACCTGA
- a CDS encoding DUF4143 domain-containing protein: MYWHLARISAMDALPRLLTLAAGQTAKLHLGDTGVACALLGLSAETLANDRALLGQLLESFVFQELRRQASWHEEQITF; the protein is encoded by the coding sequence TTGTACTGGCACCTGGCCCGCATCAGCGCCATGGATGCGTTGCCCCGCCTGCTTACCCTGGCAGCCGGACAGACCGCCAAGCTGCACCTGGGAGACACCGGTGTGGCCTGTGCGCTGTTGGGACTAAGCGCTGAGACCCTAGCCAACGACAGGGCACTTTTGGGGCAGCTTCTTGAAAGTTTTGTTTTTCAGGAACTGCGCCGACAGGCAAGCTGGCATGAAGAGCAGATTACCTTTTAG
- a CDS encoding TIGR02391 family protein, producing MKPECCAHKYTKKRLFLLLQFQQPVIRERTGLDKDGSELVTETFSLQRPILVVSTLDTESGRNDQKGFIQMLLGIYQGVRNPKAHTLNMNPSQNVAAQYLVFSSLLCRRVEESILL from the coding sequence ATCAAACCGGAGTGTTGTGCGCACAAATATACTAAAAAAAGGCTGTTTTTACTACTTCAATTTCAACAGCCTGTTATAAGAGAGCGTACAGGTCTTGATAAGGACGGATCTGAGCTTGTAACTGAAACGTTTTCACTTCAAAGACCGATTCTCGTAGTCTCGACTCTTGATACTGAATCCGGCCGAAATGATCAAAAAGGCTTTATTCAAATGTTGCTGGGCATTTACCAAGGCGTCAGGAATCCCAAAGCCCACACACTGAATATGAATCCGAGTCAAAATGTTGCGGCACAGTACCTTGTATTTTCAAGCTTGCTATGCCGAAGGGTAGAGGAGTCAATATTGCTGTAA